CCTGCTCGGACGCTGGCACGACCGCCAGCTTCAGCGCGTCTGCGCCTGATCATTCAGGGGCAGGGTCAGACGCACCCGGAGACCGCCGCCGGGGCGTGGCATCGCCTCGATCTGGCCATCGTGGGCCCCGAGGGCGCGCTTGGCGATTGCGAGGCCAAGGCCGAAGCCGGGCGCTGCCGTCGGTGCGCTGCCGCGATGAAAGGGTTCAAAGATGTAGGGCAGGTCGGCCGCCGGTACGCCGGGGCCCCGGTCCGCCACGTCGACCGTGAGCCGGTCGCCGGCGCGTGAGACGGTCACCTCGACGGTGGTGCCCTCGGCGGTGTATTTGACCGCGTTGCGGATGACGTTTTCGAAGGCCCGCTGCAGCGGTGTGGCCTGCACCCGGGCCCAGGCTTCGCCCTCGCCGGCGAAGACCACGTCCCGTCCCTTGGCTTGCGCTTCGAAGCGGGCGTCCTCACTGATGTCGGCGAGCATCTCCATCAGTTCGACGCGTTCGAGGTGGCCGTTGGAGCCCGCTTCGAGCCGGGCCAGGGTGAGCAGCTCGCCGACCAGGGTGTCGAGCCGCTGCGATTCGCGCTCGAGCCGGTCGAAGGTCTCCTCGCGCCGCTCCGGATTCTTGCGCCCCAGGCCGATGGCCGCCTGCATGCGCGCCAAGGGTGAGCGCAGCTCGTGGGAGACGTCGTGCAGCAGCCGGCGCTGGGCGGTGATCTGGGCTTGCAGCCGGGCGGCCATGCGGTCGAAATCCTGGCCCAGATCGGCGATCTCGTCGCGACGCCCGCCCATGGACGGGGTGACGCGGGTCTCCAGATGCCCTCGCGCGGCCGCGTCGAAGGCGCGGCGCAGCGCGCGGATGGGCTTGGCCACGTACCAGGCCAGCAGGGCGCTGAAGCCGAGACTGGCGATCAGCCCCGCCGCGATCGGAATCAGCGGGGTGGGCGGCTGTCGCGAGTGACGATCGCGGTTGAGCCGGTTTGGATTGATGACAATCTCGTAGCGCCGTCCGTCCGCCGCCGTCACCCAGCGCCGCGCCGAGGCGGGGAGGTCGTCGAGCGCGCGCGGCGGTGGCAGGGGATGGCCGGCCAGCTCGCGGCCATTGGTGTCGATGACGAGCACCGGCGGACCGTCTTGGCGTCGCCACGAGCCCATGAGCAGTCGCCGGGTGGCCTGGGGGTTGCCATCGGCCAGCACGGCCTCGGTGGTATCAAGCCAGAAGTTGATGCGCGGCGCGAGCCGCTCGGCGGCCTCATCGATGCTGGACTGCCGATGCAGCCACACCGCCGTGCCGACGCCGGCACCGGCGATGATGAGCGCCAGCCAGAAGGCGACGAAGGATTTCCAGAACAGACGGCCCATGACCTACTCGCGTACGAACTGATAGCCCTGACCGCGCACGGTCTGGATCCACGACTGGCCATCCCGCCGTGGGCCGAGCTTCTGGCGGATGCTGCTCACATGGACGTCGATGCTGCGGTCGAACCGGGCCAGTGGGCGGCCGAGCGCCTTTTCCGACAGGTCGGCCTTGCTCACCACATGCCCCGCTTCGCGCACCAGCGCTTCGAGCAAGGAGAATTCGGTGCTCGTCAGCGCCAGGGGCTCGCCCTGCCAATCGGCGCTGCGTTTGGCGGGCCACAGGGTCAGCGGCCCCTCCTGGAGGGCGTCCGGTTGCGCTTCGGCGGGCGGCGGCGCGGCCATGCGCCGCAGGATGGCGCGCAGGCGCGCCACCAGTTCGCGCGGTGTGCACGGTTTGGGCACATAGTCGTCCGCGCCCAGTTCGAGGCCGACGACGCGGTCGATGTCGTCGCCACGGGCGGTGAGCATCAGGACCGGCAGGCTGCTGTGCTGGCGGATCCGGCGCAGGGCCTCGACCCCGTTGAGGACCGGCATCATCACGTCGAGTACAGCGATGTCGTAGTCACCCGACAACGCGGCGGCCACGCCCGCCTCGCCGTCATGCACGGCATGGGTCTCGAAACCTTCCTGCGTGAGGTACTCGCTGAGCATGCCGGACAGTTCGACGTCGTCGTCGACCAGCAGGACTCGGGTCATGATCGGTTCTCCTGAATGCACGGGCACATGATACGACCCGCTGTCGGCGTCATGAGCGGATTTACCCGGCTTTACCTCAATTTACGCGGGTCTGACGACCCTTAACCCGGCGCCCGCGCACACTGCATCCAACAGGCAAGGGCCCGACACCCGGCCTGTCCGATCCGGATATGAAGACAGGAGAGATGCAATGAACAAGCGAACCAAGATCATCGGCGCCTTTCTGGCGGCCAGCAGCATCGCCCTCGCGGTGCCCTTCGTGGCGCAGGCCCGGCCGGGAGGCGGCGACAGCGGCTTCGGCGGCTGCGGGTCGCACGGCCAGCGCATGGCGATGGCCTGGGGGCAGGGCGGCCATCACGGTGGCGGCCTGCTGCGCACGCTGGATCTGAGCGAGGCGCAGCGTGACAAGATCTTCGAACTGCGCCACGCCCTCGCGCCCCAAATGCATGAGGAAATGAAGACCGTCCGCAGCGCCAGCCAGGCCCTGCGCGGGATGATGCAGCAGGATGCCTACGACGAGGCCAAGGTGAAGGCGCTGACTGAGCAGCGTGCCGCCGCCATGAGCCGCATGGCCCAGCTGCGGCTGCGCAACCAGCACGAGATCTACCAGCTGCTGACCGCCGAGCAGCGCGAGCAGCTGCAACAGCAGATGAGCGCGCGCCAGGCGCGTCGTGGCATGGGGCCGCGCTTCATGCCGGGTGGCATCGACGGCTGAGGCGACGTTTGTCCGATGAGCGAAAGGGCGCGATTCGTCGCGCCCTTTCTTATTGTCTCCCGGGCGTCCCCGGAGACGGGGAGCGGCGATCCGTGCCGCATCCCGGCTCGCGTATGTTGCAGTGCTCATTGATCTTTCTCTGGCGCCTGCCTAGAAAACAGTTGACATCGCGTTAGCGGAACGTATGATTCAAACGAACGTTTGAACGAGATTCTGTGCGCCCGATGTCTGAAAAACTGACAACCAGAACAACAGCGAGCGTGATCCCAATGAGTGAGACAAACCACAAGCAGGGGCCGGAGACACGTGCACGCATTCTCGATGCGGCCGAATCCCTATTTACGACGCACGGTTTCGAGGCGACCTCGATGCGCATGATCACCGGCCAGGCCAATGTGAATCTGGCGGCGGTCAATTACCACTTCGGCAGCAAGGATGCTCTGATCCAGGAAGTGTTCCGACGACGCTTGACCGACCTGAACCGTCGCCGCCTGGCCGCCCTCGAGATGGCCGAAAGGGCCGCCGAGGGCAAACCGCTCAAACCCAGTCGCATCGTCGAGGCCTTTTTCGGGGTGTCGCTGGACATGGCGGCGGACACCGAGGGTGGTGGCGCCACCTTCATGCGTCTGCTCGGGCGCACCTACACCGAACCCAACGCCTTCGTGCGCCAGTTTCTCGCCGAAGAATATGCCGAGGTGGTGGACCGCTTCATGGGTGCGCTCTACGACGCGTTGCCCGATGTGCCCCGCGAGGAAATCCTGTGGCGCTTCCATTTCATGATGGGCGCCATGTCCTACGCCATTGCCGGCACCGACGCGCTGCGCCTGTTCACCGGCGATTTCGACGACAAGGACCCGGCGCGGCTGGCGCCCCGCCTGATGTCCTTCCTGCTCGGCGGCCTGCGTGCGCCATTGCCTGGCTTGCAGGCCATGGACGACAGCGCCCGGCGAAACGCCGCCTGACCCCCTGGCCGAGGGCGCCGCGAGAGCACCCCGGCCGATCGACGAGGAGACACCTGCATGATCTGGTTTTTTTTGGCCCTCCCTCTCTTGGCAACCGCGCTCGCCTACGGGCGAGCGCCCCTTTTTGCCTGGGCCGTGGCGAGTGTCGCCTGGCTGGCGGGACTGGCCTGGGTCGGTGCCTGGCCGACCGGGGCGACGCTCCTGGTGATGGCGCTGGCGGTGGCCGGATTCGCGCTGTTCCTGATCGATTCGGTCCGCAAGGCCTACGTCACCGCGCCCATTCTCAAGGCCTTCCGCAAGGCCCTGCCGTCCATGTCCCAGACCGAGAAGGACGCCCTCGAGGCCGGGACCGTGTGGTGGGAGGGCGATCTGTTCTCCGGGCGACCCGACTGGGACAAGATGCGTGCCTATCCGTGGCCGTCGTTGAATGACGAAGAACAACGCTTCCTCGACGTGCAGACCGCGGAGCTGTGCCGCCTGACCGATGAATGGGACTGCAGCCTGCGCCAGGATCTGCCCATCGCGGTGTGGAACTACATCAAGTCCGAGGGCTTTCTCGGCATGATCATCCCCAAGGAATACGGCGGCAAGGGCTTCTCGGCCTATGCCCACTCCCAGGTGGTGACCAAGCTGTCGACCCGTTCCTCGGCGGCAGCGGTGACCGTGATGGTGCCCAACTCGCTCGGGCCGGCGGAGCTGCTGCTGCACTACGGCACCGACGAGCAGAAGAATCACTATCTGCCGCGGCTGGCGGCCGGCAAGGAGATTCCGGCCTTCGCGCTCACCAGCCCGTGGGCCGGCTCGGATGCCGCCTCGATCCCCGACGCCGGCGTGATCTGCAAGGGCCAGTGGCAGGGTCGCGAAGTGCTCGGCATGCGGGTCAGCTTCGACAAGCGCTATATCACGCTCGCACCGGTGTGTACCGTCTTCGGCCTGGCCTTCCGCCTGTTCGATCCCGATCACCTGCTCGGCGACACCGAGGACATCGGCATCACCTGCGCGCTGGTGCCGTGGAATCATCCGGGCGTGGACATCGGCCGCCGCCACTTCCCGCTCAACGCGGTGTGGATGAACGGGCCGATCCGTGGCGAGGACGTGTTCATGCCGCTGGAGTTCATCATCGGCGGCCCGGCGATGGCGGGGCAGGGCTGGCGCATGCTCATGGAGTGTCTCGCCGCCGGGCGCTCGATCTCGCTGCCCGGTTCCAACACCGGCATGCAGAAGCTCACCGCACGGGCGGTGGGGGCCTATGCGCGGGTGCGCTATCAGTTCAAGACCGCCATCGGCCGGTTCGAAGGGGTCGAAGAGGCGCTCACCCGCATCGGTGCGAACACCTATCTGTCCGACGCGGCGCGCATCTTCACCGCCGGCGCCATCGACCAGGGCGCCAAGCCCTCGGTGGTCTCCGCCATCGTCAAGTACCACATCACCGAGCGCGCCCGGCAGACCGTCAACGACGGCATGGACGTGATCGGCGGCAAGGGCATCTGCCTGGGGCCGCAGAACTTCCTCGGCCGTGCCTACGAGCAGATCCCGGTGGGCATCACGGTCGAAGGCGCGAACATTCTCACCCGCAGTCTGATCCTGTTCGGCCAGGGCGCGATCCGTTGCCATCCCTATGTGCTCAAGGAAATGCACTCGGCCCAGGAGAACGACCTGGCGGCCTTCGACGCCGCGCTCTGGGGGCATGTCGGTCACACGATCCAGAACGCCGCCCGGGCCCTGGTGATGGGCCTGACCGGTTCGCACTTCGTGAAGGTGCCGGCCGACGTGGCGCCGGAAACCAAGCGCTACTATCAGCAACTGACGCGCTATTCGGCCGCCTTTGCCTTCCTCTCCGACATCTCCATGGGCACCATGGGCGGCGCGCTCAAGCGCAAGGAAAAGCTCTCCGCGCGTCTGGGGGACATCCTCTCGGCCATGTACCTGGTGTCGGCCACCCTCAAGCGCTACGAGGCCGAAGGGCGTCATGCGGCCGATGCGCCGCTGATGCACTGGGCGGTGTGGGACGCCATGTTCAAGGCGCAGAACGCCTTCGAGGGCACCATCGCCAACTTCCCCAACAAGCTGTTCGCCTTCGTGCTGCGGCGGATCGTGGTGTTCCCCCTCGGGCGGCCCTACGTGGTGCCCAGCGACCGGCTCGGCCACGAGGTGGCACGGCTGCTGATCGAGCCCTCGCCGACCCGGGAGCGCCTGATCGCCGACGCGTACGCCCCCGACGACGTGGAAGATCCGGTCGGCGTGCTCGAGCAGGCGCTGGTGGCCACGATCGAGGCCGAACCGATCGAGGCGCGGGTGAAGCAGGCGGTGCGCAGCGGCGACTTCGAACCCGGCCTGCTGGTCGGCGGCGGGGTCGACGCGCTCTATGTGCGGGCCCACGAGGCCGGCATCGTGTCCGACGAGGAGTTGGCGCTGCTTCGGCGCAAGGGGGTGTTGCGCGACAAGGTCATCCGGGTCGACGACTTCCCCTACGATTTCGGCCTGCGCGCGGCGCTGGACGAGATCTCCGACGACGACCAGCAACTGCGGCGCGAGGCGGCATGAGGCGCAAGGCAAGCCCCCCGGTCTATATCGTCGACGGGGCGCGCTCCCCGTTCCTCAAGTCGCGCAACACGCCGGGGCCGTTCGCGGCCTCGGATCTGGCGACGATGACCGGCGCGGCGCTGCTCATGCGCCAGCCCTTCGCGCCCGATGCGCTCGACGAGGTCATTCTCGGCTGCGCCAGTCCGGCGCCGGAGGAGGTGAACATCGGCCGGGTGGTGGCGCTGCGCATGGGCTGCGGCGACAAGGTGCCGGGCTGGACGGTGATGCGCAACTGCGCCAGCGGCATGCAGGCGCTCGATTCGGCCATGGTCAACATCCAGGCCGGCCGTGCCGATCTGGTGCTGGCTGGTGGGGTCGATGCGCTCTCCCGGGCGCCGCTGCTGTTCTCCGAGGCGATGGTGCGCTGGCTGTCCGGCTGGTACGCGGCCAAATCGTTCGGTCAGCGCGTGGCGATGCTGCGCAAGTTCCGGCTCGGCCACCTGGCGCCGGTGATCGGCATCGTCAAGGGGCTCACCGACCCGATCTGTGGCCAGCTCATGGGGCAGACCGCGGAGAACCTGGCGTGGAAGTTCGGCATCACCCGCGAGGCCATGGATGCGTTCGCGGCACGCAGCCACGAGAAGGTCCTGGCGGCGCAAGCGGCCGGGCATTTCGGCGAGATCGTCCCGCTGGTGGGGGCGGAAGGCACCGTGTTCGACAGGGATGACGGCGTGCGCGCCGACTCCACCGCGGCCAACCTGGCCAAGCTGCGCCCCTTCTTCGACAAGAACTACGGCCGGGTGACCGCGGGCAACAGCTCCCAGATCACCGATGGCGCCGCGTGGCTGGTGCTCGCCTCCGAGGCGGCGGTCGAGCGTCACGGCCTGACGCCCATCGGCCGTCTGGTGGACAGCCAGTGGGCAGGGTTGGCGCCCGATCAGATGGGTCTGGGGCCGGTGCACGCGGCCACGCCCATCCTGCAGCGCCACGGTCTCGGGCTCAACGATCTCGACCTGTGGGAAATCAACGAAGCTTTCGCCGCTCAGGTGATCGCCTGCCTGCGCGCCTGGGAAGACGATGATTACTGCCGTGACGCACTCGGGCTCGACGCCGCGCTGGGCACGCTCGATGCGGCGCGGCTGAACGTGGATGGCGGTGCCATCGCCCAGGGGCATCCGGTCGGCGCCAGCGGCGCGCGCATCGTTCTGCATCTGCTCGCGGCGCTGCGCCGCGAGGGCAAACAGCGCGGCATGGCGTCGATCTGCATTGGCGGCGGGCAGGGCGGTGCCATGCTCGTCGAGACGGTGAGCGCATGAGGCGCGACACCGTACCGCTTACGGTTGGCGCAGGCGGCGGTCACGCCCCCCTGCATGTGGCCAAGGCCTGCGCCGACCGTATCCCCATGATCCGGGGCGACGGCCAACCGACCGTGGCGGGCGGCCCGGCGTTGGCGGCCAGCGAAGGGAAGAGCGAATGACCGATACCCACTGGCGACTCACGCGTGACGAAGACGATGTCGCCTGGCTCGATTTCGATACCGCGGACAGCGCCACCAACACCCTGTCCACCCCGGCGCTGCACGAGTTCGACCGGGTGCTCTCCGCACTCTCGGCGCAGCCGCCGCGGGCGCTGGTGATCCGCTCCGCGAAGCGCGCCGGCTTCATCGCCGGGGCCGACATCGAAGAGTTCACCCGCATCGACTCGGCCGCCGCCGCACGGGCACTGGTCGGGCGCGGCTGGGACATCTTCAACCGCCTCGCGCAGGTACCCTATCCGACCCTGGCGCTCATTCGCGGCCACTGCATGGGGGGCGGGCTCGAGCTGTCGCTGGCATGCCGCTACCGCATCGCCGTCGATGAGCCCGGCACGCGCCTGGCGCTCCCCGAAGTGATGCTCGGCATCGTGCCCGGCTGGGGCGGCATGAAGCGGCTGCCCGAGGTCGCCGGCCCCTCCGCCGCGCTCGACATGATGCTCACCGGCAAGGGCCTGGATGCCCGGCGCGCCCGGCGCATCGGCCTGGTCGACGCCGCCGTGCCGCCACGGGTGATGGACAAGGCCGCGCGCACCCTGGTGACCTCGGGCGCGCCGCCGCGCCGGCTGCCGTGGTGGCAGCGCCTCCTGAACGGGCCGCTCAAGACGCTCGTTGCCGCCCAGGCGCGCCGGCAGGTGATCCGCAAGGCGCGGCCCGAGCACTATCCGGCGCCCTACGCGATCATCGACATCTGGGCGAAGCATGGCGGCAACGCGCTTGCGGTGCCGGCGGGCGATGCGGCCTCGCTGGAGGCGATCTTCCGCTCGCCCACCGCCAAGAACCTTGTACGCGTGTTCTTCCTGCAGGAGCGCCTCAAGCGCCTCGGCAAGGACAGCGACTTCGCGCCCCGTCATGTGCACGTGGTCGGCGCCGGCGTCATGGGCGGCGACATCGCCGCCTGGTGCGCGCTGCGCGGCATGCAGGTGACGCTGCAGGACCAGAGCGTCGAGCGCATCGCCCCCGCCATCGCCCGGGCGCAGACGCTCTATACGAAGAAATTCCGCGGCGATCGGACCCGTGTGCGCTTCACCCTGGACCGGCTGTTGCCCGACCCGGAGGGCCACGGCGTGGCCCGGGCCGATGTGGTCATCGAGGCGATCTTCGAAGACCTCGAGGTCAAGCGGACCCTGTTCGCCGCTCTGGAGCGGCGGGCGAAACCCGAGGCGGTGCTGGCGACCAACACCTCCAGCCTGCGTGTCGAGGACATCGCCAGCGCCCTGAAAGACCCGTCCCGGCTGGTGGGCATCCATTTCTTCAACCCGGTGGCCATGCTGCCCCTGGTGGAGGTGGTCGACGGCCCGCAGTCGGACCCGGAGCAGGTCCGGCGCGCCGCCGGGTTCGTGCGCCGCATCGACAAGCTGCCGCTGCCCGTCAAGAGCGCGCCGGGCTTTCTTGTCAATGCCGTGCTCGGGCCCTACATGCTCGAAGCCCTGCGTTGTGTCGACGAGGGCCTCGCGCCGGAGACGATCGACCAGGCGCTGGTGGCCTTCGGCATGCCGATGGGGCCGGTCGAGCTGGTCGACACGGTCGGGCTCGATATCGCCCTGGCCGCCGGCAAGGCGCTGACCGGGGGCGAGTCCGAGCCGCCGCGGGCGCTGGTATCGCGCGTCCAGGCCGGCAAGCTGGGGCGCAAGTCCGGCCAAGGTTTCTATGCGTGGAAGGACGGCAAGGCGCAGAAGGCGAAGGCCGCCGAGGCTCCGGCCGGGCTGGCCGACCGGATCATCGAACCGCTGCTGCAGGCCGCCGCGCGATGCGTCGATTCCGGGGTGGTGGCGGATGCGGATCTGGCCGATGCTGGCGTAATATTCGGTACGGGCTTCGCCCCGTTTCGCGGCGGTCCGCTGCATTACCTTCAACAGCGCGACGACGCGGCTCACGCGCAGAGCGCATGACATGTCTTTGCTCAGGATGCCTTCATGACCGACCACATTGCCGCCCTGCCCACTGACCGCGACCCCGTCCTGCGGGTCATGCCCATGCCCGCCGATCTGAACCCGCAGGGGGATGTGTTCGGTGGCTGGATCATGGCCCAGGTGGACATTGCCGGCGCCATTCCCGCCATGCGCCGGGCGCGCGGCCGGGTGGCGACGGTGGCGGTCAATTCGTTTCAGTTCAAACAGCCCATCTCGGTGGGCGATCTGGTGAGTTTTTACGCCGAAGTCGCATCGGTCGGCCGCACCTCCGTGGTCGTGGACGTGGAGGTGTATGCCGAACGGCATCCGGAAAACCCGATCGTGGTCAAGGTGACCGAGGCCCGGCTGACCTATGTTGCGGTCGGTCAGGAAGGCGTCAAACGAGAGATTCCACCGCAGCCATGAATGGCTTGCGGCCAGGAGCAGCAAGCGGGGGGCCACCCGCATTCGATTCCATTGAGGAGACATCCATGCAAACACGACACATCACCCGCCTCGTATCGGCCGCTGTGCTGGCCATGGCGGGCACCCAGGCGTCCGCCGCCGGCTTCCAGCTGCTGGAGCAGAACGCCAGCGGGTTGGGCAACGCCTTTGCGGGCACGGCGGCGGTGGCGGAGGACGCCAGTACCATCTTCTTCAACCCGGCGGGCATGACCGAGCTGCAGGCGCGCGAGTTCTCGGTGGGGGTGGATTTCGTTCGGCCGTCGTTCGATTTTTCCAACACCGACAGTGTCTTTCTCTATTCACCGGTCACAGTGCCGGCCAGTGGCGGGATGTCGGGCGATGCCGGGGACTGGAGTGCGGTGCCCAATGCGTATCTGTCGTGGGCGCTGACCGATCGTCTGTATGCCGGTATCGGATTCAGCGCACCGTTTGGCCTCAAGACGGAGTATGACGACGACTGGATCGGGCGGGCGCAGGCGTTGAAATTCGAAATCAAGACGATGAACGTCAATCCATCCCTGGCGTTCAAGGTCAATGACATGATTTCCGTCGGCCTGGGCCTGAACTGGCAGCGGATGGAAGCGGAGTACGCGCGCATGGCGACGGTTCTTTCCCCGCCGTTCGCTGCGGCGGGTCTCGCCAATACCAAGGTCAAGCTCGATGCCGACGACGACAGCTGGGGCTGGAACGCCGGCATCCTGTTCAAACTCTCGCCGACCACCAAGCTGGGGCTTGCCTATCGTTCCAGCGTCAAGCACAAGCTCGACGGCAGCCTGAAGTTCGAGGGGCCGCTCGCCGGTTTGTCGCCGCTGACGACAAACAGTGACGCCAAGGCCGATGTGGAACTTCCGGATACCTTCACCCTGAGCGTAGCGCAGCAACTCAGCAGCGACTGGGAGATGCTCGGCGACCTGTCGTGGACCGGCTGGAGCTCCATCAAGGAGGTCAAGATCGTTCGTACTTCGGGCGCGCTTGCCGGCAGTACGGCGCAGACGCTCGAGACCAATTTTCGTGATACGTGGCGCATCTCGCTGGGCGCGAACTACAAGCTGAATGACGCCTGGAAGCTCAAGTTCGGCGTGGCGTACGATCAGACGCCGGTCAAGGATCAGGCGAGCCGCCTGGTGTCTCTGCCCGATGCGAATCGGACCTGGCTCACCGTGGGGACGCAGTGGCAGGTCAATCCGCAAAGTCGCCTTGACCTGGGCCTGGCATACCTGTTCGTGGACAAGACCCATATCAACAACGATCAGGCGGCGGATGGCCGGGGGCGTGTGACCGGCACCTATGACTCCGACGTGGTGATCCTCGGCGCCCAGTACTCCATGGGCTTCTGAGCCGGTAGGGACGGGGCGGCAGGGGCCGGCCCGTCCGCAGTGGCCGACGACCCGGATGCGTACCGACGCAATCGGTCTGAACGAATGGCAGGCGTCGATATCCACACGGATATCGACCTTGTTTAAGCAAGAAATAGTACGAAAGTGCTTTTTGGTGCGCCAAGCGAGTGGATGGACGGCCTGAGCCGATCCGCACGTTGCCTGGCCGCGCCGATGGCGATCCGGCCGGCGGGTACGTCGCGCCGGCCGGTGGGCCTGAACGGGA
The nucleotide sequence above comes from Nitrogeniibacter mangrovi. Encoded proteins:
- a CDS encoding acetyl-CoA C-acetyltransferase — translated: MRRKASPPVYIVDGARSPFLKSRNTPGPFAASDLATMTGAALLMRQPFAPDALDEVILGCASPAPEEVNIGRVVALRMGCGDKVPGWTVMRNCASGMQALDSAMVNIQAGRADLVLAGGVDALSRAPLLFSEAMVRWLSGWYAAKSFGQRVAMLRKFRLGHLAPVIGIVKGLTDPICGQLMGQTAENLAWKFGITREAMDAFAARSHEKVLAAQAAGHFGEIVPLVGAEGTVFDRDDGVRADSTAANLAKLRPFFDKNYGRVTAGNSSQITDGAAWLVLASEAAVERHGLTPIGRLVDSQWAGLAPDQMGLGPVHAATPILQRHGLGLNDLDLWEINEAFAAQVIACLRAWEDDDYCRDALGLDAALGTLDAARLNVDGGAIAQGHPVGASGARIVLHLLAALRREGKQRGMASICIGGGQGGAMLVETVSA
- a CDS encoding OmpP1/FadL family transporter, whose protein sequence is MQTRHITRLVSAAVLAMAGTQASAAGFQLLEQNASGLGNAFAGTAAVAEDASTIFFNPAGMTELQAREFSVGVDFVRPSFDFSNTDSVFLYSPVTVPASGGMSGDAGDWSAVPNAYLSWALTDRLYAGIGFSAPFGLKTEYDDDWIGRAQALKFEIKTMNVNPSLAFKVNDMISVGLGLNWQRMEAEYARMATVLSPPFAAAGLANTKVKLDADDDSWGWNAGILFKLSPTTKLGLAYRSSVKHKLDGSLKFEGPLAGLSPLTTNSDAKADVELPDTFTLSVAQQLSSDWEMLGDLSWTGWSSIKEVKIVRTSGALAGSTAQTLETNFRDTWRISLGANYKLNDAWKLKFGVAYDQTPVKDQASRLVSLPDANRTWLTVGTQWQVNPQSRLDLGLAYLFVDKTHINNDQAADGRGRVTGTYDSDVVILGAQYSMGF
- a CDS encoding Spy/CpxP family protein refolding chaperone, with amino-acid sequence MNKRTKIIGAFLAASSIALAVPFVAQARPGGGDSGFGGCGSHGQRMAMAWGQGGHHGGGLLRTLDLSEAQRDKIFELRHALAPQMHEEMKTVRSASQALRGMMQQDAYDEAKVKALTEQRAAAMSRMAQLRLRNQHEIYQLLTAEQREQLQQQMSARQARRGMGPRFMPGGIDG
- a CDS encoding acyl-CoA thioesterase gives rise to the protein MTDHIAALPTDRDPVLRVMPMPADLNPQGDVFGGWIMAQVDIAGAIPAMRRARGRVATVAVNSFQFKQPISVGDLVSFYAEVASVGRTSVVVDVEVYAERHPENPIVVKVTEARLTYVAVGQEGVKREIPPQP
- a CDS encoding 3-hydroxyacyl-CoA dehydrogenase NAD-binding domain-containing protein, translated to MTDTHWRLTRDEDDVAWLDFDTADSATNTLSTPALHEFDRVLSALSAQPPRALVIRSAKRAGFIAGADIEEFTRIDSAAAARALVGRGWDIFNRLAQVPYPTLALIRGHCMGGGLELSLACRYRIAVDEPGTRLALPEVMLGIVPGWGGMKRLPEVAGPSAALDMMLTGKGLDARRARRIGLVDAAVPPRVMDKAARTLVTSGAPPRRLPWWQRLLNGPLKTLVAAQARRQVIRKARPEHYPAPYAIIDIWAKHGGNALAVPAGDAASLEAIFRSPTAKNLVRVFFLQERLKRLGKDSDFAPRHVHVVGAGVMGGDIAAWCALRGMQVTLQDQSVERIAPAIARAQTLYTKKFRGDRTRVRFTLDRLLPDPEGHGVARADVVIEAIFEDLEVKRTLFAALERRAKPEAVLATNTSSLRVEDIASALKDPSRLVGIHFFNPVAMLPLVEVVDGPQSDPEQVRRAAGFVRRIDKLPLPVKSAPGFLVNAVLGPYMLEALRCVDEGLAPETIDQALVAFGMPMGPVELVDTVGLDIALAAGKALTGGESEPPRALVSRVQAGKLGRKSGQGFYAWKDGKAQKAKAAEAPAGLADRIIEPLLQAAARCVDSGVVADADLADAGVIFGTGFAPFRGGPLHYLQQRDDAAHAQSA
- a CDS encoding TetR/AcrR family transcriptional regulator → MSETNHKQGPETRARILDAAESLFTTHGFEATSMRMITGQANVNLAAVNYHFGSKDALIQEVFRRRLTDLNRRRLAALEMAERAAEGKPLKPSRIVEAFFGVSLDMAADTEGGGATFMRLLGRTYTEPNAFVRQFLAEEYAEVVDRFMGALYDALPDVPREEILWRFHFMMGAMSYAIAGTDALRLFTGDFDDKDPARLAPRLMSFLLGGLRAPLPGLQAMDDSARRNAA
- a CDS encoding HAMP domain-containing sensor histidine kinase; this encodes MGRLFWKSFVAFWLALIIAGAGVGTAVWLHRQSSIDEAAERLAPRINFWLDTTEAVLADGNPQATRRLLMGSWRRQDGPPVLVIDTNGRELAGHPLPPPRALDDLPASARRWVTAADGRRYEIVINPNRLNRDRHSRQPPTPLIPIAAGLIASLGFSALLAWYVAKPIRALRRAFDAAARGHLETRVTPSMGGRRDEIADLGQDFDRMAARLQAQITAQRRLLHDVSHELRSPLARMQAAIGLGRKNPERREETFDRLERESQRLDTLVGELLTLARLEAGSNGHLERVELMEMLADISEDARFEAQAKGRDVVFAGEGEAWARVQATPLQRAFENVIRNAVKYTAEGTTVEVTVSRAGDRLTVDVADRGPGVPAADLPYIFEPFHRGSAPTAAPGFGLGLAIAKRALGAHDGQIEAMPRPGGGLRVRLTLPLNDQAQTR
- a CDS encoding acyl-CoA dehydrogenase; protein product: MIWFFLALPLLATALAYGRAPLFAWAVASVAWLAGLAWVGAWPTGATLLVMALAVAGFALFLIDSVRKAYVTAPILKAFRKALPSMSQTEKDALEAGTVWWEGDLFSGRPDWDKMRAYPWPSLNDEEQRFLDVQTAELCRLTDEWDCSLRQDLPIAVWNYIKSEGFLGMIIPKEYGGKGFSAYAHSQVVTKLSTRSSAAAVTVMVPNSLGPAELLLHYGTDEQKNHYLPRLAAGKEIPAFALTSPWAGSDAASIPDAGVICKGQWQGREVLGMRVSFDKRYITLAPVCTVFGLAFRLFDPDHLLGDTEDIGITCALVPWNHPGVDIGRRHFPLNAVWMNGPIRGEDVFMPLEFIIGGPAMAGQGWRMLMECLAAGRSISLPGSNTGMQKLTARAVGAYARVRYQFKTAIGRFEGVEEALTRIGANTYLSDAARIFTAGAIDQGAKPSVVSAIVKYHITERARQTVNDGMDVIGGKGICLGPQNFLGRAYEQIPVGITVEGANILTRSLILFGQGAIRCHPYVLKEMHSAQENDLAAFDAALWGHVGHTIQNAARALVMGLTGSHFVKVPADVAPETKRYYQQLTRYSAAFAFLSDISMGTMGGALKRKEKLSARLGDILSAMYLVSATLKRYEAEGRHAADAPLMHWAVWDAMFKAQNAFEGTIANFPNKLFAFVLRRIVVFPLGRPYVVPSDRLGHEVARLLIEPSPTRERLIADAYAPDDVEDPVGVLEQALVATIEAEPIEARVKQAVRSGDFEPGLLVGGGVDALYVRAHEAGIVSDEELALLRRKGVLRDKVIRVDDFPYDFGLRAALDEISDDDQQLRREAA
- a CDS encoding response regulator transcription factor, with translation MTRVLLVDDDVELSGMLSEYLTQEGFETHAVHDGEAGVAAALSGDYDIAVLDVMMPVLNGVEALRRIRQHSSLPVLMLTARGDDIDRVVGLELGADDYVPKPCTPRELVARLRAILRRMAAPPPAEAQPDALQEGPLTLWPAKRSADWQGEPLALTSTEFSLLEALVREAGHVVSKADLSEKALGRPLARFDRSIDVHVSSIRQKLGPRRDGQSWIQTVRGQGYQFVRE